In one window of Borrelia anserina Es DNA:
- a CDS encoding tetratricopeptide repeat protein codes for MFCMIISNLYSVCLSIKRVIFNIIFNVCILFFCSVFVLHSQAIVTNNDAQEEFKWALNSYNNGRYDDALLSLKRVLSFDPSNLNYHFWIGNVYYRLGYIEEALTEWRNLQSQGYKAAYFRQLISIIEQRRGISLNNELDVERFIQVASLSNSIYRRPNGCQITSLKADQYGGYYAVNFVGNEILHFDANNNVNVLIKDGITSLKSPYDVIELGDLLYVTLYSNDEIGIYDKTFGIKRGSIGKKGTEAGELLAPQYMTVDGRDYIYVSEWGNKRISKFDTKGNFILHFGIKTVGYMGLLGPTGITYLNGNIYVADAPKNSIEVFDTSGNHLYSIATSLEGIEGLSSDFASNNIIISSKYGVYKYSVLRKTFVRLLKAEKIDSKILSSIVDVNNQMIVSDFDNAKISIYKSDVSVYDSLNVDVRRVIRVGGSKIYVELNVSNRNGLPVIGLKSENFAIANEEYYIVKPKVAYDINTSNNMNIAIVFDKSFVMKDYESEQIMGVNTLIKSRKNKKFSFINATSVPLVDNIESLVSTIHKTNSLGNYDSSYVKTDVSLKLAGSELMSKSARRAVLYFSNGALSRSAFDRYSMGTILSYYKNNDIRFYLILFGNNPVDSKFQYLVNETGGAIIPFSSYEGVSKVYDLMMEQKTGTYLLEYDYPGPQEPNGYYNLSVEVNFNQQVGRGEFAYLVN; via the coding sequence ATGTTTTGTATGATAATATCAAATTTATATAGTGTTTGTTTAAGTATAAAGAGAGTGATATTTAATATAATTTTTAATGTGTGTATTTTATTTTTTTGTAGTGTATTTGTTTTACATTCTCAGGCTATAGTTACCAACAATGATGCCCAAGAAGAGTTTAAATGGGCACTGAATTCTTATAATAATGGGCGTTATGATGATGCTTTATTATCTTTGAAGAGGGTTTTAAGTTTTGATCCCAGCAATCTTAATTATCATTTTTGGATAGGTAATGTTTATTATAGATTGGGATATATTGAAGAAGCTTTGACAGAGTGGCGAAATTTGCAATCCCAAGGGTATAAGGCAGCTTATTTTAGGCAGTTAATATCTATAATTGAACAGAGAAGAGGCATATCATTGAATAATGAGCTTGATGTTGAAAGGTTCATTCAAGTTGCTTCGCTTAGTAATTCTATTTATAGACGGCCAAATGGATGCCAGATTACATCTTTGAAAGCTGATCAATATGGTGGATATTATGCTGTTAATTTTGTAGGAAATGAAATATTACATTTTGATGCTAATAACAATGTTAATGTTTTGATTAAGGATGGGATTACTTCTTTGAAGTCACCTTATGACGTAATTGAGCTTGGTGATCTCTTGTATGTTACACTTTATTCAAATGATGAAATTGGCATATATGATAAAACTTTTGGTATTAAAAGAGGTTCAATTGGGAAAAAAGGTACTGAGGCTGGTGAATTGCTTGCTCCTCAGTATATGACAGTTGATGGGAGAGATTATATTTATGTTAGTGAATGGGGAAATAAGAGAATAAGTAAATTTGATACTAAGGGTAATTTTATTTTACATTTTGGTATTAAAACAGTTGGGTATATGGGGCTTCTAGGTCCAACAGGTATTACATATTTAAATGGAAATATTTATGTTGCTGATGCTCCTAAAAATTCCATTGAGGTTTTTGATACTAGTGGTAATCATTTGTATTCTATTGCAACTTCCCTTGAGGGGATAGAAGGTCTTAGTAGTGATTTTGCGAGCAATAATATTATTATATCTTCAAAGTATGGTGTTTATAAGTACAGTGTTTTAAGAAAAACATTTGTTAGACTTTTAAAAGCAGAGAAGATTGATTCCAAAATTTTGTCTTCAATTGTTGATGTTAATAATCAAATGATTGTTTCAGACTTTGACAATGCTAAGATTTCGATTTATAAAAGTGATGTTAGTGTTTATGATAGTTTAAATGTTGATGTGCGTCGAGTGATTAGAGTTGGAGGTTCTAAAATTTATGTTGAGCTTAATGTTAGTAATAGAAATGGCTTGCCAGTAATAGGTTTAAAGAGCGAGAATTTTGCGATTGCTAATGAAGAATATTACATTGTTAAGCCTAAAGTTGCTTATGATATTAATACTTCTAATAATATGAATATTGCAATTGTTTTTGATAAATCTTTTGTTATGAAAGATTATGAGTCAGAACAGATTATGGGTGTGAATACCCTTATAAAGTCTAGAAAGAATAAGAAATTTAGTTTTATAAATGCAACAAGTGTGCCTTTGGTAGATAATATTGAGAGTTTGGTAAGTACTATTCATAAGACAAATTCTCTTGGAAATTATGATTCGAGTTATGTAAAGACCGATGTTAGTCTTAAACTTGCAGGTTCTGAGCTTATGTCAAAGAGTGCAAGAAGGGCTGTGCTTTATTTTAGTAATGGGGCTTTAAGTCGATCTGCTTTTGATAGATATTCTATGGGTACTATTTTAAGTTACTATAAGAATAATGATATTAGATTTTATTTAATATTATTTGGAAATAATCCTGTTGATTCTAAATTTCAATATTTAGTGAATGAAACCGGTGGTGCAATTATTCCTTTTTCATCTTATGAAGGAGTGTCTAAAGTTTATGATTTGATGATGGAACAAAAAACAGGAACTTATTTGCTTGAATATGATTATCCAGGTCCCCAAGAACCTAATGGATATTACAATCTGTCTGTCGAAGTGAATTTTAATCAACAGGTAGGTAGAGGCGAATTTGCATATTTAGTTAATTAG
- the lnt gene encoding apolipoprotein N-acyltransferase, with protein MKTRYFYLAAFSGVLTTLAIPNELKNMGYSSIGLVAYIPLFMALIQIKNKTTLIHLTIFYFLIANSLQNFWLAFFHSFGPITFLGAVSGYIPYTLVLGYLLYYSLKTFKNQTLTLAILFTFYDYSKSIGFAAYPWGFSAFMVNNFNDLIQVADIFGVFFICFVVYFLNAGIANFIIKQSKTNTLSVLLSILLVSTSFAYGIIKKIELNPILSQEIDTLNIAAIQLNIDPWLLGNHKEGIKKSIKLTKQALEKHPDTELVLWSEGVLTLPFDSYTDYIFYDKELLELYDSINKLIINNKSHFVIGSPSNKDQKLLTHQNSVYAIKPNLKIENIYSKIFLVPFSEKIPFYEYQFVRKFFLQNFNLVGQINGNRLEIFKLKKFNLGLLICYDDAFPDLARNYKKQNANLLLNFSNDSWSHTNSSEWQHFVVAKFRSIENGIKTVRATNSGITAIINEYGEIVKNLEPFKEGYLISRIKLPPRFTTIYEYIGDLFIYALAIAIVIMTLRSYFIEKSTHLSFLFTKHKV; from the coding sequence ATGAAAACAAGATACTTCTACCTAGCTGCATTTTCCGGAGTACTAACAACTTTGGCAATTCCAAATGAATTGAAAAACATGGGATATTCAAGCATTGGTTTAGTCGCATACATACCACTTTTCATGGCACTAATACAAATCAAGAATAAAACAACTCTCATTCATTTAACAATATTTTACTTCTTAATAGCCAATAGTCTACAAAATTTTTGGCTTGCATTCTTTCATTCATTTGGACCAATTACATTCTTAGGAGCAGTATCTGGATATATCCCTTACACCTTAGTTTTAGGTTATTTGCTATATTATTCATTGAAAACTTTTAAGAATCAAACATTAACTTTGGCCATACTTTTCACATTTTATGACTACTCAAAATCAATCGGATTTGCAGCATATCCTTGGGGATTTTCAGCATTCATGGTAAATAATTTCAATGATTTAATACAAGTAGCTGACATTTTTGGTGTCTTTTTCATATGTTTTGTTGTTTACTTTCTTAACGCAGGAATTGCAAATTTTATCATAAAACAAAGTAAAACAAATACATTAAGTGTGTTACTCTCAATCTTATTAGTAAGTACATCTTTTGCCTATGGAATCATTAAAAAAATAGAATTAAATCCAATTTTAAGTCAAGAAATAGACACTCTAAACATTGCAGCAATCCAACTTAATATTGATCCTTGGTTGCTTGGAAATCATAAAGAAGGCATTAAAAAATCTATAAAACTCACAAAACAAGCCTTAGAAAAACATCCAGATACAGAACTTGTACTTTGGAGCGAAGGGGTATTAACCCTGCCATTCGATTCTTACACAGATTACATTTTTTATGATAAAGAACTGCTCGAACTATATGATTCAATAAACAAATTGATAATAAACAACAAATCCCACTTTGTCATCGGTTCACCTTCCAATAAGGATCAAAAATTATTAACACATCAAAACTCAGTTTATGCAATTAAACCCAATCTTAAGATAGAAAATATATATTCTAAAATATTCTTAGTTCCTTTTTCAGAAAAAATACCATTTTATGAATATCAATTTGTAAGAAAATTTTTCCTTCAAAACTTTAACCTTGTAGGACAAATTAATGGTAATAGGCTTGAAATCTTTAAACTAAAAAAATTCAACTTGGGTCTATTAATATGCTATGATGATGCCTTCCCAGATCTTGCAAGAAACTATAAAAAACAAAACGCAAATCTATTATTAAATTTTTCAAATGACTCGTGGTCACACACAAATTCATCAGAATGGCAACACTTTGTAGTAGCGAAATTCAGAAGCATAGAAAATGGAATTAAAACTGTTAGAGCTACAAACTCAGGAATAACCGCCATAATAAATGAATATGGAGAAATTGTTAAAAACCTGGAACCATTTAAAGAAGGATATCTAATCTCAAGAATAAAATTGCCTCCAAGATTCACAACAATCTATGAATACATTGGAGACTTATTTATATATGCCCTGGCAATAGCAATCGTAATTATGACGCTAAGATCTTATTTTATTGAAAAAAGTACCCATTTATCATTCTTATTTACAAAACATAAAGTCTGA
- a CDS encoding deoxynucleoside kinase, which translates to MIVVEGLIGVGKTTLGNILSNELDIPFYSELNNEFTLSMLDKFYKDKFRWAFSVQINFLNERFKLLKGIFKTTRRGILDRSLYGDRVFASLLNDSGYISNYEYKIYLDLLDNMLEHSQRPVLMIYLDCSVDEAERRIKNRNRTFETGIPREYLEGLHKKYLSWYDSYNLSPKLRFDYNSINIFDDKHKSRLISFIKDKLVI; encoded by the coding sequence GTGATTGTAGTTGAAGGTTTAATTGGAGTAGGAAAAACTACTCTTGGGAATATTTTATCTAATGAGCTTGATATTCCTTTTTACAGTGAATTAAATAATGAATTTACATTATCTATGTTAGATAAATTTTATAAGGATAAGTTCAGGTGGGCTTTTTCAGTTCAGATTAATTTTTTAAATGAAAGATTTAAGCTTCTCAAGGGTATATTTAAGACTACAAGAAGGGGTATACTTGATAGGTCTCTTTATGGTGATCGTGTCTTTGCTTCTCTTTTAAATGATAGTGGATATATTTCCAATTATGAATATAAGATATATCTTGATTTGCTTGATAATATGCTGGAACATTCTCAAAGGCCCGTATTGATGATTTATCTTGATTGTAGTGTTGATGAAGCTGAGCGTCGCATTAAGAATAGAAATAGGACTTTTGAGACAGGTATTCCTAGAGAGTATCTTGAGGGTCTTCATAAGAAATATTTAAGCTGGTATGATAGTTATAATTTATCGCCTAAATTGAGGTTCGATTACAATAGCATCAATATTTTTGATGATAAACATAAAAGTAGGCTTATTTCTTTCATTAAAGATAAACTTGTAATATAA
- the glpQ gene encoding glycerophosphodiester phosphodiesterase, with product MKLIRFKLLMCVMNICLITSCENEKISMNKKPPLVIAHRGASGYLPEHILESKAYAYALGADYLEQDVVLTKDDIPIIMHDPEIDTTTNVAKLFPERARENGRYYAVDFTLDELKLLNVSERFDPETRKPIYPNRFPLNEYNFKIPTLEEEIQLIQGLNKSTGKNVGIYPEIKKPLWHKQQGKDISKIVIEILNKYGYKSKEDKFYLQTFDFDELKRIREELGYQGKLIMLIGENDWDEAPTDYEYIKSEKGMEEVSKYADGIGPWIPQIIIDGKITDLTRLAHKYNMEVHPYTFRIDELPSYVKDANELLDLLFNKAKIDGIFTDFTDTVVQFIKTIKL from the coding sequence ATGAAATTAATAAGATTTAAATTACTAATGTGCGTAATGAACATTTGTCTTATCACTTCCTGCGAAAATGAAAAAATAAGTATGAACAAAAAACCACCATTAGTCATAGCTCACAGAGGTGCCAGCGGATACCTGCCAGAACATATTTTAGAATCTAAAGCATACGCTTACGCTCTAGGAGCTGATTACCTAGAACAAGATGTAGTTTTGACAAAAGATGATATTCCTATTATTATGCATGACCCAGAAATTGATACAACAACAAATGTTGCAAAATTATTTCCCGAAAGAGCTAGAGAGAATGGAAGATATTATGCTGTTGATTTCACGCTAGACGAACTTAAATTACTAAATGTTAGCGAAAGATTTGACCCTGAAACTAGAAAACCAATATATCCTAACCGTTTCCCCTTAAATGAGTACAATTTTAAAATTCCAACTTTAGAAGAAGAAATACAATTGATACAAGGACTTAATAAAAGTACAGGAAAAAACGTTGGAATTTACCCTGAAATTAAAAAACCACTATGGCATAAACAACAAGGTAAAGATATATCTAAAATCGTAATAGAAATTTTAAATAAATATGGATACAAGTCAAAAGAAGACAAGTTTTATCTTCAAACATTCGACTTTGATGAATTAAAGAGAATAAGAGAAGAACTTGGATATCAAGGAAAACTCATAATGCTTATTGGCGAAAATGACTGGGATGAAGCACCAACAGACTATGAATACATTAAATCAGAAAAAGGTATGGAGGAAGTTTCAAAATATGCTGATGGAATTGGACCTTGGATACCCCAAATCATAATTGATGGAAAAATAACAGATCTTACAAGATTAGCACATAAATATAATATGGAAGTTCATCCTTACACATTTAGAATTGACGAATTGCCTTCATATGTAAAAGATGCAAATGAGCTATTAGACCTATTATTTAACAAAGCCAAAATAGATGGCATATTTACAGATTTCACTGACACAGTAGTACAGTTTATTAAAACAATAAAACTATAA
- a CDS encoding YaaR family protein → MKINNLVAGALNLDLNDYKTTKKKVGTTNKSSIFSSILRSELIKEDKHFIVLENGEFNLELIKYMLDKINNVGEKLLSEPSRQNVVFYRKAIGEFLSVVLSFSVSLKEQRGGNSGEHKRPKYRIVRIINEKLDKLAYSVLQNQVSQIKLLSSLEEIQGLLVNLLR, encoded by the coding sequence ATGAAGATTAATAACTTAGTTGCAGGAGCTTTAAATCTAGATTTAAATGATTATAAAACTACTAAGAAAAAGGTTGGTACTACTAATAAATCAAGTATTTTTTCTTCTATATTGAGATCTGAACTTATAAAAGAAGACAAGCATTTTATTGTTCTTGAAAATGGTGAGTTTAATCTTGAATTAATTAAGTATATGTTAGACAAAATTAATAATGTTGGTGAAAAGCTCTTAAGTGAACCTTCTCGTCAAAATGTGGTTTTTTATAGAAAAGCTATAGGGGAATTTTTATCTGTTGTTTTATCATTCTCTGTTTCTCTTAAGGAACAAAGGGGAGGTAATAGTGGAGAGCACAAGAGACCCAAATATCGAATTGTTAGGATTATTAATGAAAAGCTTGACAAACTTGCTTATTCTGTTTTGCAAAATCAAGTTTCTCAGATTAAGCTTTTAAGTAGTCTTGAGGAAATTCAAGGATTACTTGTCAATTTGCTTAGATAA
- a CDS encoding bactofilin family protein yields MLNLLGIKKDNNISSSFLFDEVKTIIGKGDFFKGELNSNNFIRIDGDFLGTINSTKRVIIGETGRIKSNINANEVVVSGIILGNVYASNKIKVFQSGCIIGSISCRSIEVEEGAIIDGYMNIGIESLSFSEKDVLIYTGSYKVNEDILIEVNKGMKREEASKNVGMDDGDKYLFNDMSKRDED; encoded by the coding sequence ATGTTGAATCTATTGGGTATTAAGAAGGATAATAATATTTCATCGTCTTTTCTTTTTGATGAGGTAAAGACAATTATTGGAAAAGGTGATTTTTTTAAAGGAGAATTAAATTCAAATAATTTTATTAGAATTGATGGTGATTTTTTAGGGACTATTAATTCTACCAAAAGGGTTATAATTGGAGAGACAGGACGAATTAAGTCAAATATTAATGCAAATGAGGTTGTGGTTTCTGGTATAATTCTTGGCAATGTGTATGCTAGTAATAAGATTAAAGTTTTTCAATCGGGATGTATTATTGGTAGTATTTCATGTCGGTCAATCGAGGTTGAGGAAGGTGCAATTATTGATGGGTATATGAATATTGGTATTGAAAGTCTTAGCTTTTCTGAAAAGGATGTCTTAATTTATACAGGTTCTTATAAGGTTAATGAAGATATTTTGATTGAGGTGAATAAAGGAATGAAGCGTGAAGAAGCATCTAAAAATGTTGGTATGGATGATGGTGATAAGTATTTATTTAATGATATGAGCAAGAGAGATGAAGATTAA
- a CDS encoding M23 family metallopeptidase — MRRRGFKILSFLKELDKVFFIIFGFFFKLLNNIYSFFRQNISFMIIPHVKGDVKTIKISFLTLFLFFLFFILIFIGFVLLSVNYVTLKSIVKSTEKSYALAESEIEDFRNTVVEINSVASNFSKVLDELSASLKIKGNNAGLNRSKLDGDLADFIDLQMLEANVLKELNDLRNVKNTIEGSISPLKNIVQLLHSQNKLLNDIPSLWPIVKGDGIVSLHFGPAIEPFTGQWYIHKGIDLAGVRIGTAIVAAADGEVVRASYQVTGYGNFVQIKHKYGLSTLYAHMSRLNISKGSYAKKGQVIGFLGQTGYSTGPHLHYEVRIGSQVVNPDMYLNLATGASK, encoded by the coding sequence ATGAGAAGAAGAGGCTTTAAAATTTTATCGTTTTTAAAAGAATTAGATAAAGTCTTTTTTATAATTTTTGGTTTCTTTTTTAAGCTTTTAAATAATATTTATTCTTTTTTTAGGCAAAACATTAGCTTTATGATTATTCCTCATGTTAAGGGGGATGTTAAAACTATAAAGATTTCTTTTTTAACTCTATTTTTATTTTTTTTGTTTTTTATTTTGATTTTTATAGGGTTTGTTTTGCTTTCCGTTAATTATGTTACTCTTAAATCTATTGTTAAGTCTACTGAGAAAAGCTATGCACTTGCAGAGTCTGAGATTGAGGATTTTAGAAATACAGTTGTAGAGATTAATTCTGTTGCTAGTAATTTTTCTAAAGTTTTAGATGAACTTAGTGCTTCCTTAAAAATAAAGGGTAATAATGCTGGTCTTAATCGGAGTAAATTAGATGGGGATCTTGCAGATTTTATTGATTTGCAAATGTTGGAAGCCAATGTACTTAAAGAATTAAATGATCTTAGAAATGTTAAGAATACAATAGAGGGTTCAATTTCTCCTCTTAAGAATATAGTTCAATTACTTCACTCTCAAAATAAATTATTAAATGATATTCCTTCTCTTTGGCCAATTGTTAAAGGTGATGGTATTGTTTCTTTGCATTTTGGGCCGGCTATTGAGCCTTTCACCGGACAATGGTATATTCATAAAGGTATAGATCTTGCAGGCGTGAGGATTGGGACAGCCATTGTGGCAGCTGCTGATGGTGAAGTGGTTAGAGCTAGTTATCAGGTGACAGGTTATGGTAATTTTGTTCAAATTAAGCATAAGTATGGACTTTCAACCCTTTATGCTCATATGTCTCGTTTGAACATTTCTAAGGGTTCTTATGCTAAGAAGGGTCAAGTTATTGGCTTTCTTGGTCAGACAGGATATTCGACAGGTCCACATCTGCACTATGAGGTTCGCATAGGATCTCAAGTTGTAAATCCTGATATGTATTTAAATTTAGCAACGGGGGCTTCGAAGTAA
- the rdgB gene encoding RdgB/HAM1 family non-canonical purine NTP pyrophosphatase has translation MKTLLFATTNVNKINEVKQILDIPNIKIEIHKNFDVKETGKTFKENSSLKAKALFKSLDKKQPVFSEDSGLCIEALNMEPGIYSKRYDQYKLGKKLEANEKNQLIIDLMKHKENRTAYFICIVTHISVDGVITNFEGIFNGTIALDIDCYKKNGFGYDPIFLTTNNKRLSELSLEEKNKISHRGIAFAKFKKFLMQSLN, from the coding sequence ATGAAAACATTGTTATTTGCAACTACTAATGTAAACAAAATAAATGAAGTAAAACAAATTTTAGATATACCAAACATAAAAATAGAAATTCACAAAAATTTTGATGTCAAAGAGACAGGTAAAACTTTTAAAGAAAATTCCTCACTAAAAGCAAAAGCTTTATTTAAATCTTTAGATAAAAAACAACCTGTTTTTAGTGAAGACTCTGGATTATGTATAGAAGCTTTAAATATGGAACCTGGAATTTACTCTAAAAGGTATGACCAATATAAATTAGGGAAAAAATTAGAAGCTAATGAAAAAAATCAGCTTATTATAGACTTAATGAAACACAAAGAAAATAGAACAGCATATTTCATATGTATAGTCACTCATATCTCCGTAGATGGAGTAATAACTAATTTTGAAGGCATATTCAATGGAACAATTGCTCTAGACATTGATTGTTACAAAAAAAATGGATTTGGATATGATCCAATCTTTTTAACTACAAATAATAAAAGACTCAGTGAATTAAGTCTTGAAGAAAAAAATAAAATATCTCATAGAGGAATCGCATTTGCTAAATTTAAAAAATTCCTAATGCAATCTTTAAATTGA
- the pepF gene encoding oligoendopeptidase F: MTERSKINEDDKWDLSSLFKNDEEYKATVKKIKSKLQDFKKYEKLEFNLNTFKQALNDYYEIEEELEKTIYYTSIQLETDVSNKTANELRTINVNLETDASNATSFFIPKIFKTDTQKIKEWIKDKELKDKKIAIEKILREKEHILSEDEEKILANYTSLYSSYNDIFSALTNADMEFGEIEGKPLSNSTYSLFLQNENQEIRREAFLKFYKEYKKHENTLANLLISDINKNKFLAKTRKFKDTISMKLFQNNIDKKVYTNLIETVNENLSVLHEYYEFRKNTLNQEYLNHYDIYVPLTKDIKFKHSFKEACNKILKSLEILGSEYTEVLKKGLLEERWVDKYENKGKRAGAFSAGSYNGKPYILMNYKDESIRDMFTLAHEAGHSMHSYFSIKNNPFPQYKYSIFEAEIASTVNEQILADYLLKNENDIEKIKYIKINQIDDLLATFFRQTMFAEFEYIIHEMINKDEPVIKETIKTTYLKLLKKYFGPSLKFDENSSLECFRVPHFYSSFYVYQYATGITAALLIYKNIKDNKKDATKNYMEFLKTGGSKYPLESLKVTGVNLSLKSTIQNTINIFKERLDDVKQLF; the protein is encoded by the coding sequence GTGACAGAGAGAAGCAAAATCAATGAAGATGACAAATGGGACTTATCTTCTCTATTCAAAAATGATGAAGAATACAAGGCAACAGTCAAAAAAATAAAATCAAAACTCCAAGACTTCAAAAAATATGAAAAACTAGAATTCAATTTAAATACATTTAAGCAGGCATTAAATGATTACTATGAAATTGAAGAAGAGCTAGAGAAAACAATATATTACACAAGCATTCAACTAGAAACAGACGTAAGCAATAAAACTGCAAATGAACTTCGCACAATTAATGTTAACTTAGAAACAGATGCATCAAATGCCACTTCATTTTTTATTCCAAAAATTTTCAAAACAGATACACAAAAAATAAAAGAATGGATCAAAGATAAAGAACTTAAAGATAAAAAAATAGCTATTGAAAAAATACTTAGAGAAAAAGAACACATTTTAAGTGAAGACGAAGAGAAAATATTAGCCAACTATACATCTCTTTATTCATCTTATAATGATATATTCTCTGCCTTAACAAATGCTGACATGGAATTCGGAGAAATTGAAGGAAAACCATTAAGTAACTCCACTTACAGTCTGTTTCTTCAAAATGAAAATCAAGAAATAAGAAGAGAAGCTTTCTTAAAATTTTATAAAGAATATAAAAAACACGAAAATACATTAGCCAACCTCTTAATTTCTGATATCAATAAAAACAAATTCCTGGCAAAAACAAGAAAATTTAAAGATACTATCTCCATGAAGCTTTTTCAAAATAATATTGATAAGAAAGTTTACACAAACTTAATCGAAACGGTTAACGAAAATTTATCCGTACTTCATGAATATTATGAATTTAGGAAAAATACACTTAATCAAGAATATCTTAATCATTATGATATCTACGTTCCTCTAACAAAAGACATTAAATTCAAACACTCTTTTAAAGAAGCTTGTAATAAAATTTTAAAATCACTAGAAATACTAGGAAGCGAGTATACTGAAGTACTTAAAAAAGGACTCTTAGAAGAACGTTGGGTTGACAAATATGAAAATAAAGGAAAAAGAGCAGGGGCCTTTAGTGCAGGCTCATACAATGGCAAGCCTTACATATTAATGAACTATAAAGATGAATCAATAAGAGATATGTTTACCCTAGCTCATGAAGCAGGACACTCCATGCATTCCTATTTCAGCATTAAAAATAATCCATTTCCGCAATATAAATATTCTATCTTTGAAGCAGAAATAGCATCTACAGTGAATGAACAAATACTTGCAGACTATCTACTAAAAAATGAAAATGATATTGAAAAAATAAAATATATTAAGATAAACCAAATCGATGACTTACTTGCAACATTTTTCAGACAAACAATGTTTGCCGAATTTGAATATATAATTCATGAAATGATAAATAAAGATGAACCAGTAATAAAGGAAACAATAAAGACAACTTATTTAAAGTTATTAAAAAAATATTTTGGTCCAAGTCTTAAGTTTGACGAAAATAGTTCATTAGAATGTTTTAGAGTGCCTCATTTCTATTCGTCATTCTACGTATATCAATATGCAACAGGTATTACGGCTGCGCTTTTGATATATAAAAACATAAAAGATAACAAAAAAGATGCTACTAAAAATTACATGGAATTTTTAAAAACAGGAGGTTCAAAATACCCTTTAGAATCTTTAAAAGTTACTGGTGTTAATTTAAGCTTAAAATCAACAATACAAAATACAATTAACATATTCAAAGAGCGTCTTGATGACGTAAAACAACTATTTTAA
- the pcsA gene encoding phosphatidylcholine synthase, with protein sequence MKINLILAWLVHILTASGLIISLYSIISIINTDYSLLLKLTIFGLVIDGIDGTLARKLKIKEIIPTINGELLDNIVDYINYTFIPTLFFYYGNFIRDEYKSITCIGILLSSAYQFSRLDAKTSDDYFRGFPSLWNFLIILNIIFKMNQITNLSIILLCIVFSFAPIKFIYPSKTKELRYITLPVTLMTCLSVILITFVRLPETYLKIGKTLIIFYCLYLILISAYLTYKTRKK encoded by the coding sequence TTGAAAATAAACCTTATTTTAGCTTGGTTAGTACATATTTTAACAGCCTCTGGACTAATAATCAGTCTTTACTCAATAATTTCAATAATAAACACAGATTATAGTCTCTTATTAAAACTCACAATTTTTGGGCTTGTAATTGATGGTATTGATGGCACACTGGCGAGAAAATTAAAAATAAAAGAAATAATACCAACAATAAATGGAGAACTTCTTGACAACATTGTAGACTATATAAACTACACATTTATTCCCACATTATTCTTTTATTACGGCAACTTCATAAGAGATGAATACAAATCAATAACTTGTATCGGAATTTTATTATCATCAGCATACCAATTTTCAAGATTAGATGCAAAAACTAGTGATGATTACTTTAGAGGTTTTCCATCTTTATGGAATTTTTTAATAATCCTTAACATAATCTTTAAAATGAATCAAATCACCAATCTTAGCATAATATTATTATGTATCGTATTCAGCTTTGCACCAATTAAATTTATTTACCCTTCAAAAACGAAAGAACTTAGATATATAACACTTCCTGTAACATTAATGACTTGTCTATCAGTAATACTTATAACATTTGTAAGGTTACCAGAAACTTATCTAAAGATAGGCAAAACACTAATAATTTTCTACTGCCTATACCTAATTTTAATAAGTGCATATTTAACTTATAAGACAAGAAAAAAATAA